The Marinobacter halotolerans genome includes a window with the following:
- a CDS encoding acyl-CoA thioesterase: MLDVTRKLVELLDLSPIGDDHFQGASEDLGFPNVFGGQVLGQALMAASRTIEDRMPHSMHAYFLRPGNHQLPIDYEVQRVRDGGTFSVRRVIARQDGKEILTGSMSFQVAEEGFDHQFQMPDAPGPEGLKSEQDYGKILAPHVPESRRATLTRDRPIEIRPIDPMNPLAPEAKPPYRQSWFRAQGHLPDDPMLHCCLLAYASDFAFLGTSLNPHGVTFLSKNMQVASLDHAIWFHRPFRMDEWLLYDKDSPSASGGRGFNRGSFYDRDGRLVASTTQEALIRQRT; encoded by the coding sequence ATGCTCGACGTTACCCGCAAGCTGGTGGAACTGCTGGATCTTTCACCTATTGGTGATGACCATTTTCAGGGCGCCAGTGAGGATCTGGGTTTTCCCAATGTGTTTGGTGGTCAGGTGCTGGGGCAGGCTCTGATGGCCGCCAGCCGCACCATTGAAGACCGTATGCCACATTCCATGCACGCCTATTTCCTGCGACCGGGCAACCATCAGCTACCGATTGATTATGAGGTGCAGCGGGTCCGGGATGGCGGAACCTTTTCGGTCAGGCGGGTGATTGCCCGTCAGGACGGCAAGGAAATTCTCACCGGGTCGATGTCGTTCCAGGTGGCGGAGGAAGGGTTTGATCACCAGTTCCAGATGCCGGACGCTCCCGGCCCGGAAGGTCTCAAGTCTGAACAGGATTACGGCAAGATACTGGCGCCCCATGTGCCGGAGAGTCGACGTGCCACGCTGACCCGCGACCGGCCTATCGAAATCCGCCCGATTGATCCGATGAATCCGTTGGCGCCGGAAGCCAAACCGCCCTACCGTCAAAGCTGGTTCCGCGCTCAGGGCCATCTGCCGGATGATCCCATGTTGCATTGCTGTCTGCTTGCCTATGCCTCGGATTTCGCCTTTCTGGGCACCTCGCTCAATCCTCACGGCGTGACCTTTCTGAGCAAAAACATGCAGGTGGCCAGCCTGGACCACGCCATCTGGTTCCACCGGCCGTTCCGGATGGACGAGTGGTTGCTGTATGACAAGGACAGCCCCAGCGCCTCCGGAGGACGCGGATTTAACCGCGGCAGCTTCTATGATCGGGACGGCCGGCTGGTAGCGTCTACCACCCAGGAAGCGCTGATTCGCCAGCGCACGTAA
- a CDS encoding NAD(P)/FAD-dependent oxidoreductase: MSTQAPIVIVGTGLSGYTLAREFRKLDQETSILMLTADDGASYSKPMLSTGFTKGKEADELAQATPDKMEEQLNVTVRTFATVTGVDTAAHQLILGEERLEYSKLVLAWGADVIRLSIPGDGQEHVYSINDLLDYRAFRKALGSSKRIAIMGAGLIGCEFANDLSNGGYGVDVIAPCDNLMPGLLPEPAAQAVQSALEELGVRFHLDTVVSHLTAKGDGVALSLANGEELEADLVLSAVGLRPRKELAAESGLQTDRGIVVNRALETSAADVYAFGDCAEVDGLVLPYVMPLMTCARALAKTLAGERTEVAYGTMPVMVKTPSCPTAVCPPPPGAEGEWVVEQDGQNVRALFKSGDQVLGFAVTGSYAVEKQALSKTVPPIHG; the protein is encoded by the coding sequence ATGAGCACACAAGCGCCCATCGTTATTGTGGGAACCGGGTTGTCGGGATACACCCTGGCCAGAGAGTTTCGTAAGCTGGACCAGGAGACATCCATCCTGATGTTGACCGCCGATGATGGCGCGAGCTACTCCAAACCCATGCTGTCCACCGGCTTTACCAAGGGCAAAGAGGCCGATGAGCTGGCCCAGGCCACGCCGGACAAAATGGAAGAGCAACTGAACGTCACCGTACGCACTTTTGCCACCGTGACCGGTGTGGATACCGCCGCCCATCAGTTGATCCTGGGGGAGGAGCGGCTGGAGTACAGCAAGCTGGTACTGGCCTGGGGAGCGGATGTGATTCGCCTGTCCATTCCCGGTGACGGGCAGGAACACGTCTACTCCATCAATGATCTGCTGGATTACCGCGCCTTTCGCAAGGCCCTGGGCAGCAGCAAGCGGATTGCCATCATGGGAGCCGGCCTGATTGGCTGCGAGTTTGCCAATGATCTGAGCAACGGCGGTTACGGTGTGGATGTAATTGCCCCCTGCGACAATCTGATGCCGGGGCTGCTGCCCGAGCCGGCGGCCCAGGCGGTGCAGTCGGCACTGGAGGAACTGGGTGTGCGGTTTCATCTTGATACGGTGGTCAGCCACCTGACTGCCAAAGGTGATGGCGTGGCGCTGTCACTGGCAAACGGCGAGGAACTGGAGGCCGACCTGGTGCTGTCGGCGGTCGGGCTGCGGCCCAGAAAGGAACTGGCGGCAGAGTCCGGCCTGCAGACCGATCGGGGTATTGTGGTCAATCGGGCACTGGAAACCTCTGCTGCGGACGTTTATGCCTTTGGCGACTGTGCCGAGGTGGACGGACTGGTGCTGCCCTATGTCATGCCGTTGATGACCTGTGCCCGGGCGCTGGCCAAGACCCTGGCGGGGGAGAGAACCGAAGTGGCCTACGGCACCATGCCGGTGATGGTCAAAACACCCTCTTGCCCCACCGCGGTGTGTCCACCACCACCTGGTGCAGAAGGCGAGTGGGTTGTTGAGCAGGATGGCCAGAACGTGCGGGCGCTGTTCAAATCCGGTGACCAGGTTCTCGGGTTTGCCGTCACCGGCAGTTATGCCGTAGAGAAACAGGCGCTTTCAAAAACAGTGCCGCCCATTCACGGCTAG
- a CDS encoding rubredoxin, translating into MKKWQCVVCGFIYDEAEGWPDDGIEPGTAWEDVPEDWECPDCGVGKEDFEMIEIG; encoded by the coding sequence ATGAAGAAGTGGCAGTGCGTAGTATGCGGGTTTATCTATGACGAGGCGGAAGGCTGGCCGGATGACGGTATTGAGCCGGGTACCGCCTGGGAGGATGTACCCGAGGACTGGGAGTGTCCGGATTGCGGCGTAGGCAAGGAAGATTTTGAAATGATCGAAATCGGTTAA